The DNA region TCCTATTGTGATGGCCTCATATCTTTATATGGAGCTTTTGCCTATATTACAGATTGGTGTTACTAAGTTTTTAACTACAAAAAAAGAAAGAACTATATCTATGTCATATTTAAGACATGTTTCAAGGGGAGAGAAGATTATATTTGCGGTAATTGCTATGAGTCTTTGCGGTATATTTTTAGCTAACTCATTCCCGCTTATAGCTGCACTTCTTTTTGGAAGTATTTTAAGAGAATCTGATATTATTAAGAACTTCTCTGTTACTTTACAGAAATCTTTAACAGGTATTCTTACTATGCTTATTGGTATAGCTATAGGTTCTTCTGCTTCTGCTGATACTTTTATATCTTTAAGCACTATATTAATATTTGTATTTGGTTTTGTATCATTAATATTAAATACTGTAATAGGTGTTATAGTTGCTAAGATTATTAATGTACTTACAGGCGGCAAGGTTAATCCTATAATAGGTTCTGCAGGGCTTAGTGCTTTCCCAGTGCCTGCTTGGGGTGCTCATATATATGGACAGGAAAATAGTTCTTCTAACTGTTTACTTCTTCATGCTATGGCAGTTAATATTTCTGGTATCATTTCTGGAGCTATAACTGTTGGTATATTTCTTACTTTTTTCCATAATTGATATATATTGTTTTTTTATATAAATTTTTAGAACAGAGTTATTAAACACTCTGTTCTAATTATTATATAATTATCCTTTTATAAATACATCTTTACCAAACCATTTAGTAGATATTTCGGCAGCCTTTCCATCGGCTCTCATATCATCTAAAGCTTTATCAATAGCATTTAACAATTCTGTATCTGTTTTTCTAAGGCCTACACTAAGATATTGAGATGTAATAGGCTTATCTTCTAATAATGTAAAATCAGCATTCTCTTTAGATATATAATAACGA from Brachyspira pilosicoli P43/6/78 includes:
- a CDS encoding sodium ion-translocating decarboxylase subunit beta translates to MNNALGLDFNYLFAGFYPPSFSQIIMILIGAYLIYMSIYYNKKPLLLLPMGVAILAANMPLPKITEDVINGFLGMIYNGASSGVYSVLVFFAVGTMIDLGLVLADPKNFFIGASSQIGIFVVFFMISNLMGSDVAAATSIIGAADGSLAMYMTTLVTDARYFAPIVMASYLYMELLPILQIGVTKFLTTKKERTISMSYLRHVSRGEKIIFAVIAMSLCGIFLANSFPLIAALLFGSILRESDIIKNFSVTLQKSLTGILTMLIGIAIGSSASADTFISLSTILIFVFGFVSLILNTVIGVIVAKIINVLTGGKVNPIIGSAGLSAFPVPAWGAHIYGQENSSSNCLLLHAMAVNISGIISGAITVGIFLTFFHN